The following proteins are co-located in the Anomalospiza imberbis isolate Cuckoo-Finch-1a 21T00152 chromosome 1, ASM3175350v1, whole genome shotgun sequence genome:
- the LOC137479923 gene encoding probable 2-ketogluconate reductase — protein MEGQELPYVLVDSIGGRLGVHEDHLRFLKKRFHLITMKEYPENKTFLSKKIRAIYMWYHKPAINEELLQSLPNLNVVASAGVGIDHLDLKLLSSYGVKVSNTPFIVSTDTAGMGMALLLASSRRLVEGHEMAVSPDTEYFPADWLGVEVSGATLGILGMGKIGYKVAERAKAFEMKILYQNRNQRKKEEESAVGAFYCKKIEDLLQQLDFVLLAVNLTPQTHKLIGKRELELMKPTAILINISRGLVMDQDALVEALQNKVIKAAALDVTYPEPLPRDHPLLKLKNVIITPHTGSATKKTHWVMMEEMAESIEVGLVGLLIPREVLP, from the exons ATGGAGGGTCAGGAACTGCCTTATGTGCTAGTTGACTCTATAGGAGGGAGACTTGGAGTACATGAAGACCATCTCAGATTTCTGAAGAAACGTTTTCATCTCATCACCATGAAAGAATATCCTGAAAACAAGACATTTCTCAGCAAAAAGATCAGGGCGATCTATATGTGGTATCACAAACCAGCTATTAATGAAGAGCTGCTCCAGAGCTTGCCTAACTTGAACGTAGTTGCAAGTGCTGGAGTGGGAATAGATCACTTGGACCTGAAACTCCTTTCCAGCTATGGTGTGAAGGTGTCCAATACTCCATTTATTGTTTCCACTGACACTGCAGGCATGGGGATGGCTTTGTTGCTGGCATCTTCCAGGAGACTTGTGGAAG GCCATGAGATGGCAGTCTCCCCTGACACAGAGTATTTCCCTGCTGACTGGCTGGGGGTTGAGGTTTCTGGAGCAACACTGGGGATCCTGGGAATGGGCAAAATTGGTTACAAAGTGGCTGAAAGAGCCAAAGCCTTTGAAATGAAGATTTTGTACCAGAACAGAAATCAGAG aaaaaaggaagaagaaagtgCTGTTGGAGCTTTTTACTGTAAAAAGATAGAGGATTTGCTCCAGCAGTTGGATTTTGTGTTATTGGCTGTGAACCTAACTCCACAGACACACAAACTGATTgggaagagggagctggagctgatGAAACCCACTGCTATTCTTATTAATATCAGCAGAG GTCTGGTAATGGATCAGGATGCTTTGGTGGAAGCCCttcaaaacaaagttattaagGCAGCTGCTCTGGATGTGACATATCCTGAACCTTTGCCAAG GGATCACCCCTTGTTAAAGCTGAAGAATGTTATAATAACCCCTCACACTGGAAGTGCCACCAAGAAGACACACTGGGTTATGATGGAGGAAATGGCAGAAAGCATAGAGGTAGGCCTGGTGGGTCTTCTTATCCCTCGTGAGGTGCTGCCCTGA